A single Prochlorococcus marinus XMU1410 DNA region contains:
- the hisIE gene encoding bifunctional phosphoribosyl-AMP cyclohydrolase/phosphoribosyl-ATP diphosphatase HisIE, which translates to MTYSTNFSIEDLRFDNYGLIPAIAQDWLDGSILMLAWMNKESLTITLETKNVHYWSRSRSEIWRKGATSGSTQILKEIRFDCDNDAIILLIEQNGSGACHTGEKSCFFNEIKINQSDKKEKKTTPFSNICSELFNTINERSINPSEKSYTNHLLTKGSNTILKKIGEESAEFIMACKDNDKNSISNEAADLIYHLQVALMHKGVEWRDVLAVLESRRKN; encoded by the coding sequence ATGACTTATTCAACTAATTTTTCGATAGAGGATCTACGCTTTGATAATTATGGATTAATCCCTGCAATAGCACAAGATTGGCTTGACGGATCAATTCTTATGCTTGCTTGGATGAACAAAGAATCTTTGACAATCACACTTGAAACCAAAAACGTTCATTATTGGAGTAGATCAAGATCCGAAATTTGGAGAAAAGGAGCTACAAGTGGAAGTACCCAAATACTTAAGGAGATAAGATTCGACTGCGATAATGATGCAATAATCCTTTTGATTGAACAAAATGGTTCAGGAGCATGCCACACTGGAGAAAAAAGTTGTTTTTTCAACGAAATCAAAATTAATCAAAGTGATAAAAAAGAGAAAAAAACAACTCCCTTCTCAAATATTTGCTCTGAATTATTCAATACAATTAACGAAAGATCAATAAATCCATCAGAAAAAAGTTACACAAATCATTTATTAACTAAAGGTAGTAATACTATTTTGAAAAAAATAGGAGAGGAATCTGCAGAATTTATAATGGCTTGCAAAGATAATGATAAAAATTCAATCTCAAATGAAGCTGCTGATTTAATTTATCATCTGCAAGTAGCCCTTATGCATAAAGGAGTTGAGTGGAGAGATGTACTTGCTGTTCTAGAATCAAGAAGAAAAAATTAA
- the petE gene encoding plastocyanin has translation MLRSIFAGLFAIVLTLGLGISSVSAKTVEVKLGTDAGMLAFEPSTVTISAGDTVKFVNNKLAPHNAVFDGHEELSHADLAFAPGESWEETFDTAGTYDYYCEPHRGAGMVGKVVVE, from the coding sequence ATGTTACGTTCAATCTTTGCAGGGTTATTCGCAATAGTTTTAACTCTAGGTCTAGGAATTTCATCAGTTTCAGCTAAGACTGTTGAAGTGAAACTTGGAACAGATGCAGGAATGCTTGCGTTTGAACCAAGTACAGTGACTATTAGCGCTGGTGATACAGTTAAATTCGTCAATAATAAGTTGGCTCCTCACAATGCAGTTTTTGATGGGCATGAGGAACTAAGTCATGCAGATTTAGCTTTTGCTCCAGGAGAGTCTTGGGAAGAAACATTTGATACTGCAGGGACTTATGATTACTATTGCGAGCCTCATAGAGGAGCTGGAATGGTAGGTAAAGTTGTTGTTGAATAA
- the hemE gene encoding uroporphyrinogen decarboxylase: MGENLPLLLSAALGKKVNRPPVWMMRQAGRYMKIYRDLRERYPSFRERSENPELSYEISMQPFHAFKPDGVILFSDILTPLPGMGINFEIIESKGPIIEDPIRTLDQVENLKELNPSESLSFVGQVLSSLKKDVNNEATVLGFVGAPWTLAAYVVEGKSSKNYSLIKSMAFNEPDLLHKLLDHFAKSIGEYLKYQIKSGAQVVQIFDSWAGQLSPQDYDIFAGPYQKKVVDIVKAEYPETPVILYISGSAGVIERMAKTGVDIISLDWTVDIEEACKRIPSGIGIQGNVDPGILFGNKQSIKERIDNTFSKIKGRKYILNLGHGILPGTPEENAQTFFEYGKKLTY, encoded by the coding sequence ATGGGTGAAAATTTACCGCTACTACTTTCTGCCGCTTTAGGTAAAAAAGTAAATAGGCCTCCAGTATGGATGATGAGGCAAGCAGGAAGATATATGAAAATCTATAGAGATTTAAGGGAGCGTTATCCAAGCTTTAGAGAGAGGTCTGAGAATCCAGAACTATCATATGAGATTTCAATGCAGCCTTTTCATGCTTTCAAACCGGATGGTGTGATCCTTTTTTCAGATATTCTCACACCTCTTCCAGGGATGGGTATAAATTTTGAAATAATAGAAAGTAAAGGTCCAATAATTGAGGACCCAATAAGAACTCTTGACCAGGTAGAAAATTTAAAAGAATTAAATCCAAGTGAGAGTTTAAGTTTTGTTGGGCAAGTTCTTTCTTCGCTAAAAAAAGATGTGAATAATGAGGCAACAGTTTTAGGTTTTGTTGGCGCACCTTGGACTCTTGCTGCATATGTAGTTGAAGGTAAAAGCAGTAAAAATTATTCTTTAATAAAGTCAATGGCTTTTAATGAACCAGATTTACTTCATAAACTTCTTGATCATTTTGCAAAATCTATTGGTGAATATCTTAAATATCAAATAAAATCTGGAGCTCAAGTAGTACAAATTTTTGATTCATGGGCAGGCCAACTAAGCCCACAAGATTACGATATCTTTGCTGGGCCGTATCAAAAAAAAGTTGTTGACATTGTAAAAGCGGAATACCCTGAAACACCAGTAATACTTTACATTTCTGGAAGTGCTGGTGTTATAGAAAGAATGGCAAAAACTGGAGTAGATATAATCTCATTAGATTGGACAGTAGATATTGAAGAGGCTTGTAAAAGAATCCCTAGTGGGATAGGAATTCAAGGTAATGTTGACCCTGGCATTTTATTCGGAAACAAACAATCAATAAAAGAAAGGATAGATAATACTTTCAGTAAAATTAAAGGCAGGAAATATATTCTTAATTTGGGTCATGGAATTTTACCTGGAACTCCAGAAGAAAATGCTCAAACATTTTTTGAATATGGAAAAAAACTCACTTACTAG
- a CDS encoding NAD-dependent epimerase/dehydratase family protein, with protein sequence MAYKNLLITGANGCVGQYLVNWFLKNTKFRLYLMVRDKSKLPISVQENKKVKLMVCDIRESHRYKKEISQINYLIHTATAWGDPKRAYEVNIKAFEELLEMLDIEKLEKIIYFSTASILDPQTELMRESLIYGTEYIQTKYECFQRLRESSFAEKTFAVFPTLVFGGNLGKKSKYPISYLTSGLKEIGKWLWLARFLKIDSKFHFIHANDIAQICGFLIKNHKEEKYKGFRKFVLGQKFISIDHAIITLLKRNNMRRYFSIPLTKKILKILLRILPIQTTPWDSFSIKKYDFNHVPITNPETFKLKSYAKSLNDILRLSKLPSCNNN encoded by the coding sequence TTGGCATATAAAAACTTACTAATTACAGGTGCGAATGGATGTGTTGGCCAATATTTAGTTAATTGGTTTTTAAAAAACACAAAATTCAGGCTTTATCTCATGGTAAGAGACAAAAGTAAGTTGCCAATTTCTGTTCAAGAAAATAAAAAAGTAAAGTTAATGGTCTGTGATATCAGGGAATCACATAGATATAAAAAGGAAATTAGTCAAATTAATTACCTAATACATACTGCTACAGCTTGGGGAGATCCAAAAAGAGCCTATGAAGTAAACATTAAAGCTTTTGAAGAATTACTTGAAATGCTTGATATTGAAAAGTTAGAAAAGATTATTTATTTTTCAACAGCTAGCATTCTTGATCCCCAAACAGAATTAATGAGGGAATCATTGATTTATGGAACAGAGTATATTCAAACAAAATACGAATGTTTCCAGAGACTTAGAGAAAGCTCATTTGCAGAGAAAACTTTCGCTGTTTTCCCTACCTTGGTTTTTGGAGGAAATCTTGGAAAAAAAAGTAAATATCCTATAAGTTATTTAACTAGTGGATTGAAAGAAATCGGGAAATGGCTTTGGTTAGCAAGATTTTTAAAAATAGATTCTAAATTCCACTTTATACACGCAAATGATATCGCTCAAATTTGTGGATTTCTAATTAAAAATCATAAAGAAGAGAAATATAAAGGCTTTAGAAAATTTGTCCTAGGTCAAAAATTTATTTCAATTGATCATGCCATAATTACACTTTTAAAGAGAAACAATATGAGGAGATATTTTTCGATACCCCTTACAAAAAAAATTCTAAAAATATTATTAAGAATTCTTCCCATCCAAACCACCCCTTGGGATAGCTTCAGTATCAAGAAATATGACTTTAATCATGTTCCCATCACTAATCCCGAGACTTTCAAACTTAAAAGTTATGCGAAATCACTGAATGATATTTTGAGGTTATCAAAGTTACCAAGCTGTAATAACAATTAA
- a CDS encoding ATP-dependent Clp protease ATP-binding subunit has protein sequence MKIVPSEFSNSAWNYFIFAKEIAYKNYQQNVDSDNLLLALIKDDDITKKILKNNNVNLKHIEREIIFSLNAKAKMKNKQDNLYIGDTLHKIFLKANDIKNTLNDVVISTEHLVYGFTYDDKYRLQILNQKGIPEFLEIIKKMKSDPAVKNEFNSSDESLEKYGIDLTQSARDGILDPVIGRDEEIRRTIQILSRRTKNNPVLIGEPGVGKTAIVEGLSQRIINGDVPSALQDRKLISLDMGSLLAGAKYRGEFEERIKNILKKVKESDGKIILFIDEIHTVVGAGASGGSLDASNLLKPMLARGELRCIGATTINEHKQNIEKDPALERRFQKIKVDAPSIDDTVSILRGLRERYEVHHSVRISDNALVAAATLSERYINDRFLPDKAIDLIDEAASRLNMVITSKPEEIDEIDRKVLQFEMEKLSLKRETDDFSIERLKKINNELLSLKDKQAELGAQWKKEKDEIDEISTIKEEIESVQLQIDQAKRSFDLNKAAELEFGTLNSLQKKLKEKSESLVNSQKNGDTSLLRQEVTFDDIAEVVSKWTSIPVQNLNQSEKDKLLSLESILKEKIIGQDSAIRAVADSIKRSRTGLNDPSKPLASFLFLGPTGVGKTELSKVTAKIIFDSNSSITRLDMSEYMEKHSVSKIIGAPPGYLGFESGGQLTEAVRKNPYSLILLDEIEKAHKDILDILLQVLDDGIITDGQGRTVNFKNSIIVLTSNLGSQSINDLSIRKEDTNEIKKVVDNEIKNFFKPEFLNRLDEIVIFNNLELNDIKEIAKIQLQHLEKRLNKKNLKFKITDEAINQLVENSFDHAFGARPLKRIIQKQIETKISNNILNNHYLNKDEVNIYLVNGEINVD, from the coding sequence ATGAAAATAGTTCCCAGCGAATTCTCAAATTCTGCTTGGAACTATTTTATTTTTGCCAAAGAAATTGCTTATAAAAATTATCAACAAAACGTAGACTCTGATAATTTATTATTAGCTCTTATAAAAGATGACGATATTACAAAAAAGATTTTAAAAAATAATAATGTAAATTTAAAACATATTGAGAGGGAAATAATCTTTTCATTAAATGCGAAGGCAAAAATGAAAAATAAACAAGATAATTTATATATTGGTGATACTCTTCACAAAATATTTTTGAAGGCGAATGATATAAAAAATACTTTAAATGATGTAGTGATATCAACAGAACACTTAGTTTACGGTTTCACTTATGATGATAAATATCGATTACAAATTTTAAATCAAAAAGGTATTCCAGAATTTCTTGAAATTATAAAGAAAATGAAGTCAGATCCCGCAGTAAAAAATGAATTTAATAGTTCTGATGAGTCTTTGGAAAAATATGGTATTGATCTAACTCAATCTGCACGAGATGGGATTTTAGACCCAGTTATTGGTAGGGATGAAGAGATTAGAAGAACAATTCAAATATTGAGTAGAAGAACAAAAAATAATCCCGTTCTTATTGGAGAACCTGGGGTTGGCAAAACAGCCATTGTAGAAGGGTTATCTCAAAGAATTATTAATGGCGATGTACCTTCTGCGCTACAAGATAGGAAACTAATTTCATTAGATATGGGTTCACTTTTAGCTGGAGCAAAATATCGTGGAGAATTTGAAGAAAGAATAAAAAATATTCTAAAGAAAGTGAAAGAATCAGACGGTAAGATTATTCTTTTTATTGATGAAATTCATACAGTAGTTGGTGCAGGCGCTAGTGGAGGTTCTTTAGATGCAAGCAACCTATTAAAACCAATGCTTGCGAGAGGAGAACTTAGATGTATTGGTGCTACAACTATTAATGAACATAAACAAAATATAGAAAAAGATCCTGCTTTAGAACGAAGATTTCAAAAGATAAAAGTTGATGCTCCTTCAATTGATGATACTGTATCAATTTTAAGAGGATTGAGAGAAAGATACGAAGTTCATCATAGTGTGAGAATTTCTGATAATGCTTTAGTTGCTGCTGCAACCCTAAGCGAAAGATATATAAACGATAGATTTCTTCCTGACAAAGCAATAGATCTTATCGATGAAGCAGCCTCAAGATTAAATATGGTCATAACTTCCAAACCTGAAGAAATTGATGAAATTGATCGAAAAGTTCTACAGTTTGAGATGGAAAAATTATCTTTAAAAAGAGAAACGGATGATTTTTCTATAGAAAGATTAAAAAAAATCAATAATGAACTTTTATCCCTTAAAGATAAACAGGCAGAATTAGGCGCTCAATGGAAAAAAGAAAAAGATGAAATAGATGAGATTAGCACCATAAAAGAAGAAATTGAATCTGTTCAATTGCAAATAGATCAAGCCAAAAGGAGTTTTGACCTCAACAAAGCAGCAGAATTAGAATTTGGAACTTTAAATTCTTTGCAAAAAAAATTGAAAGAAAAAAGTGAGTCTCTAGTAAATTCCCAAAAAAATGGAGATACAAGTCTTTTAAGACAAGAGGTAACTTTTGATGATATTGCAGAAGTTGTCTCAAAGTGGACCTCTATTCCAGTACAGAATTTAAACCAGTCAGAAAAAGATAAACTCTTGAGCCTCGAGTCAATCCTTAAAGAAAAAATTATTGGTCAAGATAGTGCAATTAGGGCTGTTGCAGATTCCATTAAGAGATCAAGGACTGGTCTAAATGATCCAAGCAAGCCATTAGCCAGTTTTCTCTTTTTAGGTCCAACTGGTGTTGGGAAAACAGAGCTAAGTAAAGTAACAGCCAAAATAATATTCGATTCAAATTCTTCCATTACAAGACTGGATATGTCTGAATATATGGAAAAGCATTCAGTGAGCAAAATTATAGGTGCGCCTCCTGGATATTTAGGTTTCGAATCAGGCGGTCAACTAACTGAAGCTGTACGCAAAAATCCTTATTCATTAATACTCCTAGATGAAATAGAGAAAGCTCACAAAGATATTTTAGATATTCTCTTACAGGTTCTTGATGATGGAATCATTACTGATGGTCAAGGTCGTACAGTCAATTTCAAAAATTCAATCATTGTTCTCACAAGTAATTTAGGAAGTCAATCAATAAATGATTTATCAATTAGAAAAGAAGATACAAATGAAATTAAAAAAGTTGTAGATAATGAAATTAAAAATTTTTTCAAGCCTGAGTTTTTAAATCGACTTGATGAAATAGTTATTTTTAATAATTTAGAATTAAATGACATAAAAGAAATTGCAAAAATCCAGCTTCAACATTTAGAAAAAAGACTTAACAAAAAAAACTTAAAATTCAAAATTACGGATGAAGCAATTAACCAACTTGTCGAAAATAGTTTCGATCATGCCTTTGGTGCAAGGCCTTTAAAAAGAATTATTCAAAAACAAATTGAGACAAAAATTTCAAATAATATATTGAATAATCATTACCTTAATAAAGACGAGGTTAATATTTATCTGGTTAATGGAGAGATAAATGTTGATTAA
- a CDS encoding 6-carboxytetrahydropterin synthase, with protein sequence MYIHSLKFSCSKSYEDFPCSHRQWRHEGHCRFVHGYSRSFTFWFTAKKLDLNGFVVDFSSLKPLEYRLKEQFDHTFLINKDDPLLNYWEKLHDLDALDLRIMDNVGMEFTSELIWRWANEYLQDKDKGRTCCWKTESKENKSNKASYEEIPDWFKS encoded by the coding sequence ATGTATATTCATTCTCTGAAATTTTCATGCAGCAAAAGTTACGAGGATTTTCCCTGTTCACATAGGCAATGGCGCCATGAAGGCCACTGCAGATTTGTGCATGGATATTCAAGATCATTCACCTTTTGGTTCACTGCAAAAAAATTAGACCTAAATGGTTTTGTTGTGGATTTTTCAAGTCTAAAGCCCCTAGAATATAGACTAAAGGAGCAATTTGACCATACTTTTCTAATAAATAAAGATGACCCTTTGCTAAATTACTGGGAAAAATTACATGACTTAGATGCTTTAGATCTGAGAATTATGGATAATGTGGGAATGGAGTTCACCTCTGAATTAATTTGGAGATGGGCTAATGAATACTTACAGGATAAGGATAAGGGCAGAACATGTTGTTGGAAAACAGAATCAAAAGAAAATAAATCGAATAAAGCAAGTTATGAGGAAATTCCTGATTGGTTCAAATCTTAG
- the glgB gene encoding 1,4-alpha-glucan branching protein GlgB has protein sequence MIETIQADWIKSEAINLENCCNDNPLKILGPHFYEEQWVIRVWMPEADEVKINFKNNTYKAESINHKWLFEAILPENPNHNYEINISRGGITHTQHDPWSYRQEWMGEVDRHLFAEGNHHHIWEKMGAHLIEEKNQKGVMFCIWAPNAKSISIIGDINSWDGRHHPMQKRLGGIWELFMPSMQEGDTYKYEIRTQQGHIYEKADPYGFLHEIRPQNGSIVSKLKNFNWNDSSWISNRDSSSQINKPISVYEMHLGSWLHESTDNKYLEENGEPRDPVPAADLKPGTRLLTYPELTKKLIPYVKERGFTHIELMPISEHPFDGSWGYQVTGWYAPTSRFGTPNEFREFVNKCHEEGIGVILDWVPGHFPKDKHGLAFFDGCHLYEHGDSRIGEHKEWGTLIFNYSRNEVRNFLVANLVYWFEEFHIDGIRVDAVASMLYRDYLRPEGEWIPNENGGNENIEAVKFLQQANHVLFQHFPGALSIAEESTTWPMVTKPTDMGGLGFNLKWNMGWMHDMLDYFEIDPWFRQFHQNSVTFSITYNYTENFMLALSHDEVVHGKSHLLHKMPGDDWKKYANTRALLTYMWTHPGKKTIFMGMEFGQRQEWNVWDDLQWELLEFEPHKGIRNLIDDLNVLYKNEPALWKNDFDPYGFQWIDCNDKSNSVISFMRRENDTNEWLVVVANFTPNTHGSYKVGVPVEGFYKEIFNSDGCRYGGSNKGNMGGKETINYNIHDYQNALELALPPLSVSIFKHQSKK, from the coding sequence ATGATCGAGACAATTCAAGCAGACTGGATTAAATCAGAAGCTATCAACCTAGAAAATTGTTGCAATGATAATCCATTAAAAATATTAGGTCCTCATTTTTATGAAGAACAATGGGTAATTAGGGTATGGATGCCTGAAGCCGACGAAGTTAAAATAAATTTTAAAAACAATACCTATAAGGCGGAAAGCATAAACCATAAATGGCTTTTTGAAGCTATCCTGCCTGAAAATCCAAATCACAATTACGAAATAAATATTTCACGAGGAGGGATCACACATACACAACATGACCCTTGGTCATATAGACAAGAGTGGATGGGAGAAGTTGATAGACATCTTTTTGCAGAAGGTAATCATCATCATATTTGGGAAAAAATGGGAGCACATCTCATTGAAGAAAAGAATCAAAAAGGGGTCATGTTTTGCATTTGGGCTCCAAATGCAAAATCAATCTCGATAATTGGAGATATAAATTCTTGGGATGGAAGACATCATCCAATGCAAAAAAGATTAGGGGGAATTTGGGAACTATTCATGCCATCAATGCAAGAGGGCGACACATATAAATACGAAATAAGAACACAACAAGGTCATATTTATGAGAAAGCTGATCCATATGGTTTCCTTCATGAAATCAGACCTCAAAATGGTTCAATAGTTTCAAAGTTGAAAAACTTTAATTGGAATGATAGTTCTTGGATTTCAAACAGAGATTCTTCTAGTCAAATTAACAAGCCAATTTCAGTTTATGAAATGCATTTAGGGAGTTGGCTACATGAATCAACAGATAATAAATATCTGGAGGAAAATGGTGAACCAAGAGACCCAGTACCTGCAGCCGATTTAAAACCTGGAACACGATTATTAACTTATCCAGAATTAACCAAGAAACTAATCCCTTACGTAAAAGAAAGAGGATTCACTCATATTGAACTAATGCCAATATCTGAACATCCTTTCGATGGTTCATGGGGATACCAAGTTACAGGATGGTATGCACCAACAAGTAGATTTGGCACCCCAAATGAATTTAGAGAGTTTGTAAATAAATGTCATGAAGAGGGCATAGGCGTAATTCTTGATTGGGTCCCTGGACATTTTCCAAAAGATAAGCATGGTTTAGCATTTTTTGATGGTTGCCATCTTTATGAACATGGAGATTCACGAATAGGTGAACACAAAGAATGGGGAACCCTAATATTTAATTACAGCAGAAACGAAGTAAGAAATTTCTTAGTAGCAAATCTCGTTTATTGGTTTGAAGAGTTTCATATTGATGGCATAAGAGTAGATGCTGTAGCTTCCATGCTTTACAGAGATTATCTACGTCCTGAGGGAGAATGGATACCCAATGAAAATGGTGGGAATGAAAATATTGAAGCCGTTAAATTTCTTCAACAGGCTAATCATGTACTCTTCCAACACTTCCCAGGTGCACTTTCTATCGCTGAAGAATCAACAACTTGGCCAATGGTAACCAAACCAACTGACATGGGAGGGTTAGGATTTAACTTGAAATGGAATATGGGATGGATGCACGATATGCTCGATTATTTTGAGATAGATCCTTGGTTTAGGCAATTCCATCAGAATAGTGTGACTTTCTCAATAACATATAACTATACAGAGAACTTTATGCTTGCTCTTAGTCATGATGAGGTTGTCCATGGGAAGAGTCATCTTTTACATAAAATGCCAGGCGATGACTGGAAGAAATATGCAAATACTAGAGCTTTACTGACTTATATGTGGACCCACCCTGGTAAAAAAACGATATTTATGGGAATGGAATTTGGACAAAGGCAAGAATGGAATGTTTGGGATGATCTGCAATGGGAGCTACTAGAATTTGAGCCTCATAAAGGTATCAGGAATTTGATTGATGACCTAAACGTACTTTATAAAAATGAACCTGCGTTATGGAAAAACGACTTTGATCCTTATGGATTCCAATGGATTGATTGTAATGACAAATCTAATTCGGTAATAAGTTTTATGAGAAGAGAAAACGATACCAATGAGTGGCTTGTTGTCGTTGCTAACTTTACACCTAATACTCATGGTTCATATAAAGTAGGTGTTCCTGTAGAAGGATTTTATAAGGAGATATTTAATTCAGATGGATGTAGATATGGAGGCAGTAATAAAGGAAATATGGGAGGAAAAGAAACTATAAATTACAATATTCATGATTATCAAAATGCTCTAGAACTTGCTTTGCCCCCATTAAGCGTGAGTATCTTCAAACATCAATCAAAAAAATAA